In Rosa rugosa chromosome 4, drRosRugo1.1, whole genome shotgun sequence, the genomic stretch AGCTGTATATATTCAAACAAATATAATTcttatgggcccaccacgtttcaacaaaacaatagaaaacagaTATTTAAAGAAAACCAACAACTAACAGAGACATCAGAGAAGAGTATTACTGGtaagaattttgataagatGGGTTGGTGAGAATGGAAAAGAGAAAGAGTTGTGtaaagaggaataaaaataagacactgaagtgtatgagaagtattctcAGGAATCTGGGGTGTATAAGCATTAACCCTTAAATAAAAGAACAACAAAAAAATTGGCCTCATTTTGGCTTATTTATCTATTTCCTGCTCTGAAAATCAACTAAACCGCAGCTCTCTTCTGTAGCCGCCGACTGTTGTTGCTGTCTCGAGAAGGGCATGGCGGACCAACAGACGGCGGTCTGCCGTAGCTTGCCGTCGGAGATCATACGCGAGATTCTTTCGCGATTGCCAGTCAAGTCTTTATGCCGCTTCAGGTGTGTATCAAAGTCTTGGCTTACGCTAATCATGGACCCCCAATTTGTGAAGATGCATTTCAACAAAGCCATTGAGAATGAGGATCTGTTTTACCAAAGAAGAAAACTGTTATTCACTGATGAAAAAGGTGATTCACTTTACTCTTTCGACCTCGATGAGTTTCTTAATCATTATCATGATCATCCATTTCTGAATGATCTTGGTAACTGTAACAATGTTGGTGTTATTGGTGATGATTATGATGGTGATCTAGTTGTCACTAGACTCAAACTGCCCATTTTTGTTCTGAGTTGGACCTTGGTGTCTTTCTGCTGTGGCCTAGTGTTATTTGAGTTGGGTTCCGAGTTATATGTGGCTAACCCAGCATTGAGGAAATATAAGAAACTGCCAGCTCCATCTGCAGAGTTGGATCTTGGATCCTCATTCCATTACCAATTTGGGTTCGGTTTTGATCACACCACTGATGACTTTAAGGTGATTAAATCGACGTCCTGGTTTGATGGAGTGGATTTTATTGTCTATGCATTCAAAACTGGTTCTTGGCGACAAATTCAAAGGCGATTGCCCTACATAAATTTTAGTCCTCGTACTGGGATAATGCTTAATGGAAGACTTCATTGTATGATGTGGAGCCTGAAAGGTTACTCATGGGTGATTGTATCTCTCTCTTTAGCAGAAGAGGAGGTTCAGGAAATTCCACTGCCGCTTGATTTAGATGCGACAATCTTGGATGACATGGAATTGGGACTGTTCTTCAAAGACAGCCTCTGTATAATTTATCCAGTTAGCACTGAAAGGGTAGGTAAAGATAGAGCAACAAGTAAAAATGATTTTTGGGTTATGAAGGAATATGGGGAGGCGGAGTCTTGGACTAAAAGAGAATTCTTCTCTGACTATGAACCTTATTTATTGCCTTCCGGTTACTGGAAGGAAAGTCATGTTCTCTTCCGGTCCGGTACCAGTGATGCGTTGGGAATGTACAATTTCAATGATTATAGCTGTCAAGGTCTATCCATTCCTGGATATCCTAAAGTTAGGGGGGCTGGTTTCTACTTGGAGAGCCTTGTTTCACTGGATGATCATCGCGATTTTAATGAGCATATCCAGCATGAGAGGAATCTTAGCTGAATACTGGATGAGGTAAAGATGATGAACTCACGCTCTGTCTCTTGTTTGCTTTAaaatggttttttgttttttcggAATTTGTTTCAATAACTATATGCTTTCCTAATTCTATTTTCTTTTAGCCTTTGCTTTTCTACTGTTACAATCTTGCAAGTTGCTCGATAGCGAAACTTCTTTCCTGGATGCAAAAGTCATAAATCTTATTTATGATGGGAATCTAAAGCTAATTGGTTGTCTATGATGGGAAAATAAGCAGTAGCATTTGCCAGGCTTTTTCCCATAACTCCATAAGCAGTAGAGCTTGTGGAATTTGAGATGTAGGAAAAGCACCAGAATAATCATGAGAACTATTGCTgaattatactttttttttttttttggtaatattGCTGAATTATACTT encodes the following:
- the LOC133745561 gene encoding F-box/kelch-repeat protein At3g06240-like; the encoded protein is MADQQTAVCRSLPSEIIREILSRLPVKSLCRFRCVSKSWLTLIMDPQFVKMHFNKAIENEDLFYQRRKLLFTDEKGDSLYSFDLDEFLNHYHDHPFLNDLGNCNNVGVIGDDYDGDLVVTRLKLPIFVLSWTLVSFCCGLVLFELGSELYVANPALRKYKKLPAPSAELDLGSSFHYQFGFGFDHTTDDFKVIKSTSWFDGVDFIVYAFKTGSWRQIQRRLPYINFSPRTGIMLNGRLHCMMWSLKGYSWVIVSLSLAEEEVQEIPLPLDLDATILDDMELGLFFKDSLCIIYPVSTERVGKDRATSKNDFWVMKEYGEAESWTKREFFSDYEPYLLPSGYWKESHVLFRSGTSDALGMYNFNDYSCQGLSIPGYPKVRGAGFYLESLVSLDDHRDFNEHIQHERNLS